The proteins below come from a single Chitinophaga pinensis DSM 2588 genomic window:
- a CDS encoding SusC/RagA family TonB-linked outer membrane protein — translation MTNLLFRKVRLLCSLLLLIAGIASAQTKPVTGKITDENGSAVPGATVQVKGTSTGTATGADGTFKLNVPATATTLVVSFVGYVQQEVPLAGKSEFSIALVPTSTTLTDVVVVGYGTTRKKDLTGSVVSIKSADFNRGIVTAPDQLIQGKVAGLMVIANSGAPGGATTVRIRGNSSVRTGNQPLYVIDGMPLDGRTAKPSVSANGLGQTPDANPLNFINSFDIQSMDVLKDASATAIYGARGANGVVIITTKKGAVGAPRLDVSYSAGMSKILKKLDVLNADEYRSALKQYSLTGGDNGSSVNAMESILRTGTTHNVNVGVSGGNENGVYRASFGMLDQQGIVKKTGLKKYTANLNGQYKLMENKRLGLDYSIQAAHTTEQIAPITNNAGFTGSLVGQALQWNPTLALRKADGSFNILGEGSAINPEAMSAAYDDKVNINSIVASISPSYKITDNLEYRFTYSINHQVGERETQIASFINIAQVMNNGQAYYGTTTLTSQLMTHTLNYSKQLTPALFLGAVIGYERQDFDYKGRNLGGLGFTTDVLKYTDILQNPSQTNTFINSFRNPESKLQSYFGRANLNFLDKYLLTATLRADGSSKFGSNNRYGYFPSFAAKWNISNEAFLKDNKTINQLALRVGWGITGNQEFPAGAAQEQYTLNSNGGASLSNVANPNLKWESSKQLNAGIDYTFFGGRLYGSVDYFHKNTSDLLFNFPAIQPAPASNYWINLPANVINKGIEVVLRGDVVSTKDFNWNLGVNATFLKNRLENYDGPPVLTGSISGQGVSDAYAQRLANNEPLNTFYLRRFEGFDANGQGQYTDGGNTLFFKGDPNPKTMLGIITAVNYKKWALNVSAHGAYGFDVYNNTANTVLPLNNLGSRNVAKDVIGTKENLSNPITVSSRYLEKGNFMKLDNATISYSIGNIGKVIKNASIYITGQNLFIITKYSGFDPEVNTDKSINGVTSFGIEYSPYPTARNFLAGINFSL, via the coding sequence ATGACCAATCTTCTATTTCGCAAGGTGCGTCTGTTATGCTCGTTATTACTGCTCATTGCAGGTATAGCCAGCGCACAGACCAAACCCGTGACCGGTAAGATCACGGATGAAAATGGCAGCGCTGTTCCGGGCGCCACTGTGCAGGTAAAAGGTACCAGCACAGGTACGGCTACCGGAGCGGACGGTACATTTAAGTTAAATGTACCTGCCACTGCTACTACACTGGTCGTTTCCTTTGTCGGTTATGTACAGCAGGAGGTTCCGCTGGCCGGCAAATCAGAATTTTCCATTGCATTGGTACCCACCAGTACTACCCTCACTGACGTGGTAGTAGTAGGTTATGGTACTACCCGTAAAAAAGACCTCACGGGTTCGGTAGTCTCTATTAAGTCCGCCGACTTTAACCGTGGTATCGTTACTGCACCTGATCAGCTGATCCAGGGTAAAGTAGCCGGTCTCATGGTAATCGCCAACAGTGGTGCGCCAGGTGGTGCTACTACTGTAAGGATCCGAGGTAACTCTTCCGTAAGGACGGGCAACCAGCCATTGTACGTAATAGATGGTATGCCGCTTGACGGCCGTACCGCTAAGCCTTCTGTTAGCGCCAACGGTCTTGGTCAGACCCCGGATGCTAACCCGCTTAACTTCATCAACTCCTTTGACATTCAGTCAATGGATGTACTGAAAGATGCGTCGGCAACCGCCATCTACGGTGCGAGAGGTGCTAACGGTGTGGTAATTATCACTACTAAGAAAGGCGCTGTCGGTGCTCCTCGTCTGGATGTCAGCTATTCTGCCGGTATGAGTAAGATCCTGAAGAAACTGGATGTACTGAATGCGGACGAGTACAGAAGTGCCCTGAAGCAATATAGTCTTACCGGCGGTGATAATGGCTCCAGCGTTAACGCGATGGAGAGCATCCTGCGCACCGGTACCACGCACAACGTCAATGTAGGCGTTAGCGGCGGTAATGAAAATGGCGTTTACAGAGCGTCTTTCGGTATGCTGGATCAGCAGGGTATCGTAAAGAAAACCGGTCTGAAGAAATACACTGCCAACCTGAACGGTCAGTATAAATTGATGGAAAATAAAAGACTGGGACTGGATTACTCTATCCAGGCAGCACATACTACCGAACAGATCGCACCTATTACCAATAACGCTGGTTTTACGGGTAGTCTGGTCGGTCAGGCACTCCAGTGGAATCCAACATTGGCACTGCGTAAGGCGGATGGCTCATTTAATATCCTGGGTGAAGGTTCTGCCATCAACCCGGAAGCAATGTCAGCTGCTTATGATGATAAAGTGAATATCAACAGTATCGTAGCCAGCATTTCTCCTTCTTACAAGATCACTGACAACCTGGAATACCGTTTTACTTATAGTATCAATCATCAGGTAGGAGAAAGAGAAACCCAGATAGCCTCCTTTATCAACATCGCTCAGGTAATGAATAACGGACAGGCTTATTATGGTACCACTACCCTGACATCTCAGCTGATGACACATACCCTGAACTATAGCAAACAGCTCACACCAGCATTATTCCTGGGTGCTGTGATCGGGTATGAGCGCCAGGATTTTGACTATAAAGGCAGAAATCTGGGGGGACTTGGTTTCACCACAGATGTGCTGAAATATACTGACATCCTCCAGAACCCTTCCCAAACGAATACTTTTATCAACTCCTTCCGCAATCCTGAATCAAAACTCCAGTCCTATTTCGGTAGGGCTAACCTGAATTTCCTGGACAAATACCTGTTGACAGCAACCCTGAGAGCAGATGGTTCCAGTAAGTTTGGTTCCAATAACAGATATGGTTACTTCCCGTCTTTCGCTGCAAAATGGAATATCAGTAATGAGGCTTTCCTGAAAGACAATAAAACCATTAACCAGTTAGCACTGCGTGTAGGCTGGGGTATCACCGGTAACCAGGAGTTCCCTGCAGGTGCTGCACAGGAACAGTATACACTTAACTCAAATGGCGGCGCCAGTCTGAGCAATGTAGCTAACCCTAACCTGAAATGGGAAAGCTCTAAACAGCTGAACGCCGGTATCGATTATACCTTCTTTGGCGGCAGATTATATGGTAGTGTAGACTACTTCCATAAAAATACCTCCGACCTGCTGTTCAACTTCCCGGCTATCCAGCCTGCACCTGCATCCAACTACTGGATCAATCTGCCAGCTAACGTGATCAACAAGGGTATTGAAGTGGTATTACGCGGAGACGTCGTTTCTACCAAGGATTTCAACTGGAATCTCGGTGTGAACGCTACATTCCTGAAGAACAGACTGGAAAATTATGATGGTCCGCCGGTATTAACAGGTTCGATTAGTGGTCAGGGGGTATCTGATGCGTATGCACAGCGTCTGGCAAACAACGAACCACTTAACACATTCTATCTGAGAAGATTCGAAGGATTTGATGCCAATGGTCAGGGTCAGTATACAGATGGAGGTAACACCCTGTTCTTCAAGGGAGATCCGAACCCTAAAACCATGTTGGGTATCATCACTGCTGTGAATTATAAAAAATGGGCATTGAATGTGAGCGCGCATGGTGCTTACGGATTTGATGTCTATAATAACACTGCTAACACTGTATTACCGCTGAATAACCTGGGTTCCAGGAACGTGGCTAAAGATGTGATAGGGACCAAAGAAAATCTCTCCAATCCGATTACAGTATCCAGCCGCTATCTGGAAAAGGGCAATTTCATGAAATTGGATAATGCCACCATCAGTTATAGTATCGGGAACATAGGTAAGGTGATCAAGAATGCATCCATTTACATCACCGGACAAAATCTCTTCATCATCACGAAGTATTCAGGATTTGACCCGGAAGTGAATACGGATAAAAGTATCAATGGCGTAACCTCCTTTGGTATTGAGTATTCCCCTTATCCTACCGCCAGGAACTTTCTGGCAGGCATCAATTTCTCGTTATAA
- a CDS encoding DUF6377 domain-containing protein has protein sequence MKSKLICLLLLFACKISFAGSSRDTLLDRLNQTIENAHVYDADRVKQINVLRQALSTSRHLSTEEQFNICQQLYEQFKVFKYDSAFAYARKLQELAKQMNDSQRVNYAVVKLGFVLLSSGMFREAGDYLLTVNVHSLPDTARAEYYSLMGRYYYDMSDYSSDTYFAPSYTRQGNIYIDSALMLYKPHSFNYDYSYGLMYQKKQMLDSAKHYYTLTVAHQDLTMHQQAIATSSLGNIYIRIGKQDSAIIMMTRAAMADIMSSTKETTAMFILAELLFKERDVKHASRYIEYAVADASFYGARLRKVQVSAILPIIEVEKINTVEAQKTLLFVYSAIATLLLLALIWLAVIIFRQYKKLQAAQQVITSAHALQQEINYKLMEANKIKEEYIGYCFQINSSYLDKIKKFKKLADQKLTDNKYAEVRYLVNNIDLKEERDELFRNFDRIFLKIFPNFVTVFNSFFKEEDRIKLKDNELLNTDLRIFALIRIGISDNVKIAQILEYSVNTIYTYKTKIKNKAIIPKDEFEERLMDIKAL, from the coding sequence ATGAAATCGAAGCTTATTTGTTTGTTATTGCTGTTTGCGTGTAAAATATCATTTGCCGGATCCTCCCGGGATACTTTATTGGACAGGCTGAATCAGACAATTGAAAATGCACACGTTTATGATGCGGACAGGGTTAAGCAGATCAATGTCCTGAGACAGGCATTGTCCACCAGCAGACACCTGTCTACAGAAGAACAATTTAATATATGCCAGCAACTTTACGAACAATTCAAGGTTTTTAAATATGACTCGGCTTTTGCCTATGCCCGGAAATTACAGGAGCTGGCAAAGCAAATGAATGATTCTCAACGGGTAAACTATGCCGTTGTTAAACTGGGGTTTGTACTGCTTTCTTCCGGCATGTTCCGGGAGGCGGGCGACTATCTGCTGACTGTCAACGTTCATTCACTGCCTGACACCGCACGTGCTGAATACTACTCCCTGATGGGGCGTTATTACTATGACATGTCTGATTATAGCAGCGATACCTACTTCGCCCCTTCCTATACCCGGCAGGGAAATATCTACATAGATTCTGCACTGATGCTATATAAACCTCATTCCTTTAACTATGACTATAGTTATGGATTAATGTATCAGAAAAAGCAGATGCTGGATAGTGCGAAGCACTATTACACCCTTACGGTAGCCCATCAGGACCTGACCATGCATCAACAGGCGATTGCTACTTCCTCGCTTGGTAATATATATATACGTATAGGCAAACAGGACAGTGCTATTATTATGATGACCCGGGCGGCAATGGCGGATATTATGTCCAGTACCAAAGAAACAACGGCCATGTTTATCCTGGCCGAACTGCTGTTTAAGGAACGTGATGTAAAACATGCCTCCCGTTATATAGAATATGCGGTTGCGGATGCCTCTTTTTATGGCGCCCGGCTCAGAAAAGTGCAGGTAAGCGCCATACTACCTATCATTGAGGTGGAGAAGATCAATACGGTGGAAGCACAGAAAACGCTGCTATTCGTTTACTCGGCTATCGCTACCTTATTATTACTGGCACTCATCTGGCTGGCTGTAATCATCTTCCGGCAGTATAAAAAGTTGCAGGCGGCTCAGCAGGTCATTACTTCCGCCCATGCATTGCAGCAGGAAATCAATTATAAGTTGATGGAGGCGAATAAGATTAAAGAGGAATATATCGGCTATTGTTTTCAGATCAACTCTTCTTACCTCGACAAAATCAAAAAATTCAAAAAGCTGGCTGATCAGAAACTGACTGATAATAAATATGCCGAAGTCAGGTATCTGGTGAATAACATCGACCTTAAAGAGGAAAGAGATGAATTGTTCCGTAATTTTGACCGTATCTTCCTGAAGATATTTCCCAACTTTGTAACGGTCTTTAACTCCTTCTTTAAAGAAGAGGATAGGATCAAACTAAAAGACAACGAACTACTAAATACCGATCTCAGGATTTTCGCACTGATCAGGATCGGAATCAGTGACAATGTAAAAATTGCCCAGATTCTTGAATATTCAGTGAACACTATTTACACTTACAAAACGAAGATCAAAAACAAGGCAATTATACCAAAAGATGAGTTTGAAGAGCGACTCATGGATATTAAAGCCCTCTGA
- a CDS encoding family 10 glycosylhydrolase: protein MNKRNFLKSIGLGSLAIMQPGLPTLSATAKAATLPAAKAKHRVWINPDEKDTTADLQKRYAAYKKAGIGLIFFEADSEKHFRAAKENGIQAHRWIWTMNRGEKELLASHPEWYAKNRKGESCATHPPYVGYYRWLCPSKPEVINYLKEQAEAVLSKDYVDGLHLDYVRYCDVVLPVNLWSNYGIDQSKELPEYDFCYCETCREKYKEQKGVDPLDMEHPDQIPSWRRFRYNRITNVVNNLAAVAKQHKKPISAAVFPTPDIAKRIVRQDWTNWPLDSVNPMIYHGFYKEDVNWIGEAVAEGVGGLHGKFPLYAGLYLPDFHGNMADLEKGIRLAIQNGAAGVSLFGGIDDAVLSTLQKASV, encoded by the coding sequence ATGAATAAACGCAATTTCCTGAAATCAATCGGTCTTGGTAGTCTGGCTATCATGCAACCCGGCTTACCAACCCTGTCCGCAACAGCGAAAGCAGCAACCCTGCCTGCAGCTAAAGCGAAACACCGTGTCTGGATCAATCCGGATGAAAAAGACACTACTGCCGATCTGCAAAAGCGTTATGCTGCCTATAAAAAAGCAGGTATCGGACTTATTTTCTTCGAAGCAGACAGTGAAAAACATTTCAGAGCGGCTAAAGAAAATGGTATCCAGGCACACCGATGGATCTGGACAATGAATCGCGGTGAGAAGGAATTGCTGGCCAGCCATCCTGAATGGTATGCTAAAAACAGAAAAGGAGAATCCTGTGCAACACATCCACCATATGTAGGTTATTACCGCTGGCTTTGTCCGAGCAAACCAGAAGTGATCAACTACCTGAAAGAACAGGCAGAAGCCGTATTGTCTAAAGACTATGTAGACGGTTTACACCTGGATTATGTGCGTTATTGTGATGTGGTATTGCCGGTAAACCTCTGGAGCAACTACGGTATCGATCAGTCAAAAGAACTGCCTGAATATGATTTCTGCTATTGCGAAACCTGCCGGGAAAAATATAAAGAGCAAAAAGGGGTTGATCCGCTGGATATGGAACATCCTGATCAGATTCCTTCCTGGAGAAGATTCAGGTACAACCGCATTACCAATGTGGTGAACAATCTGGCAGCAGTAGCCAAACAACACAAAAAGCCAATCTCCGCAGCAGTATTCCCTACACCAGATATCGCTAAACGTATTGTGAGACAGGATTGGACAAACTGGCCGCTGGATTCTGTAAATCCGATGATCTATCACGGCTTCTATAAAGAAGATGTAAACTGGATAGGAGAGGCGGTAGCTGAAGGCGTAGGCGGTCTGCATGGTAAATTCCCATTATACGCAGGTTTATACCTGCCGGATTTCCATGGTAATATGGCTGATCTGGAAAAAGGTATTCGTCTGGCCATACAGAATGGTGCAGCAGGTGTGTCCCTGTTTGGCGGCATAGATGACGCAGTATTGAGCACGTTGCAAAAGGCCAGTGTTTAA
- a CDS encoding slipin family protein — MISRVKIAAYNKGLVFKENRYVKLLNEGSHWKKSGEDVVLCDMFKPFTPATDLNILLQNKDLADALDVITVNQQEVALVYENGQLYTVLTNGKYAFWKGLVERKYDIYDMYKAFTPATDLNVLLQNKVLASMLDILIIKQQEVGLVYENNLLQTVLNTGKYAYWKGAVERTYSICDMAKPFQPFIDLNLLLAHNDLAERLQIINVEQEELALVYENGLIKTALPAGQYAYWKGLVKRKVVMADLSKYEITETIDRAVLAKSELQAYRRVFNVENYEKAVLYVDGKFTKELAAGTHYFWKNEAVITLYKTDTRQAQLEINGQEILTKDKANIRLNFTVRYSNADIYKLLENKDYEKQLYVLLQLALREQISSYTLDELLDKRDDISPMVMNAVKDKAFQLGVTLLDCGIRDIILPGDVKEIMNQVLIAEKKAQANSIMRREETASTRSLLNTARLMEENEMLFKLKEMEYVEKIADKISSISVSGGDIVGQLKQIFVPAKKG; from the coding sequence ATGATATCACGTGTAAAAATAGCAGCATACAATAAAGGACTGGTTTTCAAAGAAAACCGTTACGTAAAGCTGTTAAATGAAGGAAGCCACTGGAAGAAATCCGGGGAAGACGTTGTACTGTGTGATATGTTCAAACCATTCACTCCTGCTACTGATCTGAATATATTATTGCAAAATAAAGACCTGGCGGATGCGCTGGACGTTATTACTGTCAACCAGCAGGAAGTTGCACTGGTATACGAAAACGGTCAGTTATATACCGTACTGACAAATGGTAAATACGCCTTCTGGAAAGGACTGGTAGAACGTAAATACGATATCTATGATATGTATAAAGCGTTCACACCTGCTACCGACCTGAATGTATTGCTGCAAAACAAAGTACTGGCCAGCATGCTGGATATACTGATCATCAAACAGCAGGAGGTTGGCCTGGTATATGAAAATAACCTGTTGCAAACCGTCTTGAATACCGGTAAATACGCCTACTGGAAAGGAGCGGTAGAACGTACCTATTCCATCTGTGATATGGCGAAGCCATTCCAGCCTTTCATTGACCTGAACTTACTGCTGGCGCATAACGACCTGGCGGAAAGACTGCAAATCATCAACGTGGAGCAGGAAGAACTGGCACTGGTGTATGAAAATGGTCTGATCAAAACGGCATTGCCTGCCGGTCAGTATGCCTACTGGAAAGGTCTGGTAAAGCGTAAAGTCGTAATGGCGGACCTGTCCAAGTATGAGATCACCGAAACAATTGACCGTGCGGTACTGGCTAAATCTGAATTACAGGCGTACCGAAGAGTCTTTAACGTAGAAAACTACGAGAAAGCAGTCCTGTATGTGGATGGGAAATTCACTAAAGAGCTGGCGGCAGGTACACACTATTTCTGGAAGAACGAGGCGGTAATAACGCTGTATAAAACAGATACCCGTCAGGCCCAGTTAGAAATCAACGGTCAGGAGATCCTGACAAAAGACAAGGCAAACATCCGTCTTAACTTCACCGTACGATACAGCAATGCTGATATCTATAAGCTGTTGGAGAACAAAGACTATGAGAAACAACTGTATGTACTGCTGCAGTTAGCCCTGAGAGAACAGATATCCAGTTATACGCTCGACGAACTACTGGATAAACGTGACGATATATCACCAATGGTGATGAATGCGGTAAAGGATAAGGCATTTCAACTGGGGGTTACCCTGCTTGACTGTGGTATCCGCGATATCATACTGCCAGGCGATGTAAAAGAAATCATGAACCAGGTACTGATCGCTGAAAAGAAAGCACAGGCCAACAGTATCATGAGAAGGGAAGAAACCGCGAGTACGCGCAGCCTGCTGAATACAGCACGCCTGATGGAAGAAAATGAGATGTTATTCAAGCTGAAAGAAATGGAATATGTCGAAAAGATCGCTGATAAAATCAGTAGTATCTCGGTAAGCGGAGGCGATATAGTCGGACAGCTGAAGCAAATATTCGTACCAGCTAAGAAGGGGTGA
- a CDS encoding helix-turn-helix transcriptional regulator: protein MPVNKNALIRYRTIDACLRNRRRKWTLQDLIDAVGDALYEYEDINKGISRRAIQMDLQAMRSDKLGYSAPIIVVDKKYYTYEDPEYSITNIPLSEVDLSRMNEAVEVLKQFKGFSHFNSLNEVVQKLEDHVYAASHNTRSVIEFEKNERLKGLEHLELLYQSVVQKKAIRIAYQSFKAKTGNSFEYHVWWLKEFKNRWFAVGVKGKSLAMYHLALDRISELELLDGPLYIENEHIEPVDYYKHVIGVTVSDNVRPRNVKLLVSHEHAPYILTKPMHHSQELLESREDGIIINLKVQQNFELEREILGYGDGMIVLSPHSLRDRIHKKFQRGIQNYNDPELFHKSEK, encoded by the coding sequence ATGCCCGTTAATAAGAATGCCCTTATCCGTTACAGAACGATAGATGCCTGCCTCCGGAACCGCAGGCGTAAATGGACCCTGCAGGATCTGATCGATGCAGTGGGCGATGCGCTGTACGAATATGAAGACATCAATAAAGGCATCAGTCGCAGGGCTATTCAGATGGATCTACAGGCGATGCGTAGTGACAAACTGGGATATAGTGCACCTATTATTGTGGTGGACAAGAAGTATTATACCTACGAAGACCCGGAATACAGTATCACCAATATCCCATTGAGTGAAGTAGACCTGAGCCGTATGAACGAAGCCGTGGAGGTCCTGAAACAGTTTAAGGGCTTTTCTCATTTCAATAGCCTCAATGAGGTGGTACAGAAACTGGAAGACCACGTATATGCCGCCTCTCATAATACACGCTCCGTAATAGAATTTGAAAAGAACGAACGCCTGAAAGGACTGGAACACCTGGAGCTTTTGTACCAGTCTGTTGTACAGAAGAAAGCGATACGGATCGCTTATCAGTCTTTCAAGGCCAAAACCGGTAACTCATTTGAGTATCATGTATGGTGGCTGAAAGAGTTCAAAAACCGTTGGTTTGCCGTGGGGGTCAAGGGTAAATCACTTGCAATGTACCATCTGGCGTTGGACAGAATATCAGAATTAGAACTTTTGGACGGCCCTTTGTATATTGAGAATGAACATATAGAACCGGTAGATTATTATAAGCACGTGATAGGTGTAACTGTTTCTGATAATGTGCGTCCACGAAATGTTAAATTACTAGTCAGCCATGAACATGCGCCATATATACTTACAAAGCCCATGCATCACTCCCAGGAACTCCTGGAGAGCCGGGAAGATGGTATCATTATTAACCTGAAGGTCCAACAGAATTTTGAGCTCGAAAGAGAAATTCTGGGTTATGGCGATGGTATGATCGTGCTGAGCCCACATTCTCTCAGGGACAGAATTCATAAAAAATTTCAGCGGGGCATACAGAATTACAATGACCCCGAACTGTTCCACAAATCTGAAAAATGA
- a CDS encoding RagB/SusD family nutrient uptake outer membrane protein: protein MRLNRIVIILSLAFGCGLSSCSLDEQLGSTLTREQADSLIEVPALLVSAYNGLQLPYQDQSNFWALQEMTADEAVAPTRGGDWDDNGVWRALKLHNWTPDHTYISNTFSNILQLQFLASNVLSFKPSAQQAAEARFLRAYAMYTILDGWGQVPFRNPGDTLLNAPKVMNSTEATTYIIGELTEIINVLDENVPAYTANKNAARALLMKCYLNKGAFANRQSPTFDAGDMQKVIELADAITASGKYSLTNYFDNFAYNNDAVSKENIFTQRNGPGFSTVRSGNAVYCHWAPTLHYNQDPSGWNGYATISDFYDKFEATDVRRGGAYPGVTDKSGLKVGFLVGQQVNAAGTPLKDRKGNLLIFTRELKLQETDPNTLEVTGIRVVKYPPDMTNNETKGGNNANNDYVFLRYADVLLMKAEAQLRTSNASGALTIVNDIRAHRHASTWTSIDLNKLIDERGRELYWEGWRREDLIRFGKFLEPWQLKPSDNPKNLLFPIPTKDLAVNKNLKQNDGY from the coding sequence ATGCGATTGAATAGAATAGTCATCATATTATCACTTGCATTCGGATGTGGATTATCCTCCTGCTCTCTCGACGAGCAGCTGGGATCTACACTGACCCGCGAGCAGGCAGATTCACTGATCGAGGTGCCAGCGCTGCTGGTATCTGCCTATAATGGTCTTCAGTTACCTTATCAGGACCAGTCTAACTTCTGGGCACTCCAGGAAATGACCGCAGATGAAGCGGTGGCCCCTACCCGTGGTGGTGACTGGGATGATAACGGTGTATGGCGTGCATTGAAACTGCACAACTGGACACCAGATCATACTTATATCAGCAATACCTTTTCAAATATCCTGCAGCTGCAGTTCCTCGCTTCGAATGTACTCAGCTTCAAACCTTCCGCTCAACAGGCGGCTGAAGCGCGCTTCCTGCGTGCATATGCGATGTATACAATCCTGGATGGATGGGGACAGGTGCCTTTCCGTAATCCGGGAGATACCTTGCTGAATGCGCCTAAGGTGATGAATTCGACGGAGGCGACTACTTATATTATCGGTGAACTGACCGAGATAATAAATGTACTCGACGAAAACGTGCCTGCTTACACCGCCAACAAGAATGCCGCAAGAGCCCTGCTGATGAAGTGTTATCTGAATAAAGGTGCATTTGCCAACAGGCAGTCGCCAACATTTGACGCTGGTGATATGCAGAAGGTAATCGAACTGGCAGATGCGATCACGGCCAGTGGTAAGTATAGTCTGACGAACTACTTCGACAACTTTGCTTATAATAATGATGCCGTGTCAAAAGAAAACATCTTCACACAGCGTAACGGACCTGGCTTCAGTACAGTGAGAAGTGGTAATGCTGTATACTGTCACTGGGCGCCTACCCTTCATTACAACCAGGATCCCAGTGGATGGAATGGATATGCGACGATTTCTGACTTCTATGACAAGTTTGAAGCAACAGACGTACGTCGTGGCGGCGCTTATCCGGGCGTTACAGATAAGAGTGGTCTGAAAGTAGGTTTCCTGGTTGGCCAGCAGGTAAATGCAGCCGGTACCCCGTTGAAAGACAGAAAAGGTAATCTGTTGATCTTTACCCGTGAGTTGAAATTACAGGAAACAGATCCGAACACGCTGGAAGTAACCGGTATCAGGGTCGTGAAATATCCACCGGATATGACGAATAATGAAACCAAGGGAGGTAATAATGCGAATAATGATTACGTGTTCCTTCGTTATGCAGATGTACTGTTGATGAAAGCGGAAGCCCAGTTGCGGACATCTAATGCCAGCGGAGCGCTAACCATTGTTAATGATATAAGAGCACATCGTCACGCGAGTACCTGGACTTCCATCGATCTGAATAAACTGATCGATGAAAGAGGCCGTGAACTGTACTGGGAAGGATGGCGCAGAGAAGATCTGATCCGCTTTGGTAAGTTCCTTGAACCATGGCAGCTGAAACCATCAGACAACCCTAAAAACCTGTTGTTCCCAATACCCACTAAAGACCTGGCTGTTAATAAGAACCTTAAACAAAACGACGGCTATTAA
- a CDS encoding carbohydrate-binding family 9-like protein: protein MSQLIRHVITGLGMVCLYLPSYAQQKPAYVPPRQYNSYQTSTPIKIDGAGNEDAWSKVVWSDDFTDIEGDKQPTPAMRTRLKMLWDQENLYILAELEDQHIWATLHQHDTIIFQDNDFEVFVDPDGDGEKYFEIEINAHNTVMDLFMNKPYRVGGDALMTWDTRGIQTAVQIDGTLNNPADKDRKWTVEMAIPFSAFAFFNEGLTPKDGARWRINFSRVEWDTDIVKGQYVKRKDPKTGKSLPEHNWVWSPQGIINMHAPEKWGYLNFISKPAGSAPVTITLPAIEAAKEYLWDVYARQQQYRRKNGRYATNLQALGITNTNIKEQGVSYTLALEGITNQFTATLLDKNTKQRCAINQEGKISQNSSNE from the coding sequence ATGTCTCAACTTATTCGTCATGTGATTACAGGATTAGGAATGGTATGCCTGTACCTTCCATCCTATGCACAACAGAAACCGGCCTATGTGCCACCCAGGCAGTATAATTCTTATCAAACCTCTACTCCGATCAAAATAGACGGTGCAGGCAATGAAGACGCATGGTCCAAAGTCGTGTGGAGTGACGACTTCACCGACATCGAAGGAGATAAACAACCTACGCCTGCAATGCGTACCCGCCTGAAAATGTTGTGGGATCAGGAGAATCTGTATATACTGGCAGAACTGGAAGACCAGCACATCTGGGCCACCTTACATCAACATGATACCATCATCTTTCAGGATAATGATTTTGAAGTATTTGTAGATCCTGATGGAGATGGCGAAAAATACTTCGAAATTGAGATCAATGCGCATAACACTGTCATGGATCTGTTCATGAACAAACCTTACCGTGTTGGTGGCGATGCCCTGATGACCTGGGATACCCGAGGTATACAGACCGCCGTGCAGATAGACGGTACATTGAACAATCCTGCTGATAAAGACAGGAAATGGACGGTAGAAATGGCCATCCCTTTCAGTGCATTCGCGTTTTTCAACGAAGGACTTACCCCCAAGGACGGTGCGCGCTGGAGAATCAATTTTTCCAGGGTAGAATGGGATACCGATATCGTGAAAGGGCAATACGTGAAACGGAAAGATCCTAAAACAGGCAAATCTTTACCTGAACATAACTGGGTATGGTCACCACAGGGCATCATCAATATGCACGCACCTGAGAAATGGGGATATCTGAATTTCATCAGCAAACCAGCGGGTAGTGCACCTGTAACAATCACATTACCTGCTATCGAAGCAGCAAAAGAATATCTCTGGGATGTCTACGCAAGACAACAACAATACCGCAGAAAAAATGGCCGTTATGCTACCAATCTGCAGGCTTTAGGCATCACTAATACGAACATTAAAGAACAGGGCGTTTCCTATACATTAGCACTGGAAGGTATTACGAATCAATTCACCGCAACACTGCTCGACAAGAACACCAAACAACGTTGCGCTATTAACCAGGAAGGTAAAATTTCCCAAAACTCATCAAATGAATAA